TTTAAACCACTAATGTATATTTCCAATCAAACAGTTTGACTCAGTGACGCATGGTTAGGTTCTAAATGCATATATGCTACGCCTGTACACCATTTTGACCACACATGTGGTTATTCGTATAAACTTTCAAGCTCTGTATCAACTCTTTCAACTCGAAGGTGAGGGTAGTTTGTGTTCTGGTCTGTTGCATTCATTTCTTTAGAGAGATTGTTGATGTTCTTACGCTTTTCGTCTCCTTTACATTTCAATTCGTCTACTCTTTTGACAGTGTGCTCATTGACAAGCTGAGTTGCATTGTTAGCTCCCTGTGTTTCCAGCTGATGAAACGAATCACAGGAAATCTTAGAAGAGATGTTTTGTCGACTCATGCTGACTTCTTGCTGTGAAGAAACCTCAGTTGTATTTGGCTGAAGCTTTGCATTATAGACTGCACTCACCACAAATAGCAAAAATATTACTACTGTAGCTATTCCAGCTAGCCGATTAAAGTGTTGCACCTTGTTAAGAATTCGCTTCATAGTATCCATTGCAAGTCGCTTGAATTGGGATATCTGTTCTGATTCCTTGTCTTCCATTACAAGAATGATATGCTGCAGCTCTCCATTGCTAGTGTTCTCCCTAGTCAGCTTAGTGTAGTCAGTAGCTTGAGTCATTTTGAGTGACTATCTCGTGTGGTGCAGGCATGCTGTGGtttttgataataattattataagtatatTCAATGGCTGACACAAGCAAAGATTGAGGCTTCATCTATTGGATTCATTGGTAGTCCTATTGCATCATGTGACAGGAAATGAAATGCCATACTTAACTCCTAACACACCATAATTTAACCTAGTTCACATGGAAACCTCTAAACATGGATTCATTGCAAAGCCTCCCCCTTCCATTTATTATAGGTCAATTTTTCCCCCCAAAAtaggagaaaaattggtttggaaTGAGGCAGAATCTTGTTACGTAACGATTCACGTTACAAGTACTTCCCTCATTGTCCAAAGTCCAGTTGATACCATCTTCAAAGGAAATGCGGCCTGTGGgtgatcgaggctagtatgtGTAGTACTTTTGTTATGAAAAATGAAGGTTTTTTAATGAGCAATTCATTCATTGTCAGTGTACAGCTAAGCTgcatggtaaagatcattaatggaGCAACTTAAGATTGATGGAGTATCTTAAAATGTTTCTGCACCtcctcctataattatagaatgtTCACTCTAACTCTTGTCTGTGATCAGTTGACATTAGGGTTCGTGTTTTAATTGTTAGTTGGCATGATGCCGTAACACATCAACCTGGACTAGAAACACAATGCAGATAACATAAACAAGTTAGTATGTACTTCTCGTCTGTGAACTGACAATAGATCCACAGACATCGTCGTGTCATGCTTCTGTCTGCAAATCTTTTATCCATAATTCAGTGGTAGGACTCAGAGGCTTGAGCACCCCTcggcctgcatgcatggcctcacagacaaccatgaaactaatTGATTATCAGCACtggtctagctagctataactGCACAGCTCTATATCGTATTCTGTATGCACACTATATACACTTGTAACGCAATGCTGGCTCTATCCTCAGTCCCAATTCAAGTCAATTTTCTAGAAATACCCCAGCCTGTCTAAATTGCATGGCACAACAACAGACACAAATCAGCAATAAATCTGATAAAACAATCAGCAACATCATACCGCATGCGAAAAACGGTACGATAAATGCCGTTACTTCCACATGCGAAAAACGGTATACGGTAAAACGTACGGTAATAAAACGTTGCACGTTGCTAAAAACAGTACACATGTAAACGTGCGTAGTACGTAAACAGGACGGGAACTTTACTAACTACAATTTAATCGTAAAGTTATATATGGTTCCAGTGGCTCACATTTCTATTTGACCTAATATATAGTCATTAAGTCTATGGCCATGAGCATTAGTTTTCTCCTTAAGGTAGACTTGTTTTTCATCTGTTTCAGTTTGATTTTATTATCATGATAATCAAGACGACTCATCTTTTGCTATAAATGTTTCAATTTCTTTGTTTTAACCATGTTGTTATTCGTATAAATTTTCGAGCTCTTTATCGACTCTTTCAAATCGTTTGTGAGGGTATTTTGTGTTCTGGTCTGTTCTGTTCACCTCTTTAGAGAGATCCTTACGCTTTTCGTCTGTATTAGATTTCAATTCGTCAACTTTTTGACAGTGTGCTCAAGTCGAGTTGCATTGTTAGCTACCTGTGTTTCCAGCTGATGAAACGAACCAATTCCAGTCTGATTATGGTAGTCATTGAATTTCTCTCTCAAAGCAGCTTCAGTGTGCACTTCACTTGAAGAGACTGCACTTATTACTAACACAGTTACTAACACCGTTACTGCAGCTATTCCAGCTATTTTTCTTCGATTATTCTGCACCTTGTTACGTTCAGATTCCTTGTCTTCCATTACAAGAATGACATGCTCCAACTCTCCATTGCTAGTATTCTCCCTATCAGAGAGTGTCAGCTTAGTGTAGTCAGTAGCTTGAGTCATTTTGAGAGGTTGTCACAGCTTAATATTCTGCTAGTCAATCATCACATTTATCAATGCAAATACACTGCATGTTATAGCTTATAAAGTGGTTGGATATTCCCCTTAAATTTACCTGAGTGTATTCAACGGCTGAAACAGGCAAAAATTATTGTGTGGTACTTGTGTTATGTAAGACAATGACTTGACAAGACAAATTCATTGTGTAGACAATCATGTGTTATGCCCAATTTGAGCTATGTTGGTAAAGGTCATTAATAGAGAAAATGAATTTAAGGATCATTAATGGCTATGGATGAGTAACTTAATTAACTGCAGTTTTAGTGAGATGCCTTTTCTGGTTTAAAATTTTAGTTCCAGTCAGTTTAAATTACATAACTCATCAACGAGGACTAGAAGTTGGCTGTATACTGCTCAGTTTCTGTGCATCGTCATACACAGGTACTAGGTGTCTCATAGTCTGATATTGCAGGGGCCAGTTCATAAGATACGTCCTCGAAATCTGCATCTCCATAAATTGGATTGACGAATTCTGCATCGTTGAGTGATTCCTGGCTGCCATATATTGGGTTGTCAAACTCAGCTGTTTCTGAAGTGATTGTATTTGTTCTGTTAGTCCTGTTCTCAGGAATCCATACACTGGGTTGTCTCCAGGTATGTAGGAAATGGTGTCTCCTGTGGAAACAACAGAATGAATGTATTAGCAAATATCCTTTCATGAGCTACTGAAACATGTTTACTCACCATTCTCAGGTATCTTTGTAAAGAAAGTAAACAGTGTGTGTAGCTACTTCCATGTTAGGTGGACAAACAGCTTACCTTGCGAGTGAGTGTCTTGAATGGTCTTCCCCTGAACTCTCctccgcacacacaccaccacgaCCACTATTGGGAGCAGGAGTATCAGCATCAGCACTAGGAGACATCCCACCATTCCTCCTATCAGATTCCATGGAGCACCACTCAATGCTGCAGGAGGTATATATAcagagtacataattatataatcagTTAGAATACCTGCGGACAGTGTAGTGTTGCACATCTCTCCAGTGAAGTCAGACTCACATTCACAACTGAACGAGTtgacaccatccacacacacaccatttccactgcagttCCTATTCACACAATCATTAATGTTGGtctcacaatcagcaccagtgTAGCCAGGTTCACAGTCACATAGGAACATGTTTACCATGTCAACACAACCACCATTTCCACTACAGTTTATTCCATCACATTCATCAATGTCAGTCTGGCAAATAGTATCAGTGTAACCAGGGAAACAATCACAATCAAAGCCGTTAACTCTGTCAGTACAGTTGCCTTGTCCACTGCAGTTTACGttcacacaatcatcaatgtcaATCTCACATCTCTGTCCAGTGTACCCAGGATCACATGAGcaggtgaaggaggctattccATGAGAGCAGTTACCGTGGCCACTGCACATCCTCTCTATTAGCAAGCACTCATCAATACCATcctcacaatcagcaccatTATAACCAGCATTGCAGACACAGGTGTAAGAGTTGACCTCATCCATACAGacaccatttccactgcagttCTGCCCctcacaatcatcaatgtcctcacaatcagcaccagtatAGCCAGCATTGCATACACAAGTGTAGGAATTAAGGCCATTTGTACACGTTCCTCTCCCATTGCAATTTCTGTTGATACAAAAGTTTTGGCGCTCACAGTTGTCACCGATATAGGGAGGGATACAGTTGCAAGTGAAACTAGTAAGTCCATTCACACATGTTTCTCGTTCACTGCATGTGACAGCATTGGACTCACAGTGATTGAAGATATCACAACTTCTTCCAATGTAGAATGGAGCACATAACACAGTAGCACTCAGAGTGATAGAAGGCCCGATAGTTGATGACCTAAATAATGGGATTGTTATTCCCACTGAAAGACTCAGAATGTCAAATCGATACTTTACAATAACATCATCTGATGTATAGCTATCAGAATCAACCACTGGTATATAAAGCTGAGCTCCCTGCAACAACAAAAGACAGTAAATTGAAATGCAATAAAGTCATTACCTCCCAGGCTGTCGATATTCCAGTCAGATTGAATGGATTAGGGAGTCCAAAAACATTAAGTTGTGAGAAGTCAATTTCTGCCCCATCCCTGATAATACTACTGACTAGAGTAAATCCAGGAGCAGTATTGGGACACACTTCAGCAGTACTGGCACGTGGCAACAGGCAGTAGGTGAAGAAGGTGTCACAGTTACTGATTGGATCACAAGATAGACCGTCAGAGTGTATGTTGGATGGATTACTGTAGGAGACCATCTCCACTTGTAGCACATAGTCTGCAGACACCAGTACACTGAGCTGCAAGCATTGTGACTCTCAACTGCAGCTACTGACTATTATACCACTCACCTTCCCCAGCCATAGACACAGGCAGctcatacacaatacaaggACACTCATTCTCAGCAGCATGCAGTAGTTCAACGTAGCTGGGCTAGTGTCTATCTTGCTTGAGATGTTAAGCAGTTAACAGCTATATTTGTGATGTGATGTGATGATCCGATTCACATGCATCCTGCTAGCATTCTATGCTTATTGTTTGATCTCACAAGATATAGAGAAGGAAAGACACTCAAAACAAACTTGTGTCTTCACAGGATGTTCATTCATGTAGCCAGCACATTCATTGATAGCCATAGCTACATGACCATTGCATAGTCTCCCACATCACTTAAACTACAAGCAAACACTTGTCACTGAGCTATCAAGAGGTACCAACCTATAAGCTAGATTTAGATCTACGCATTGTGTTAGAGACAAAAATATGGACCCCAGAGTCTCCCATGAAGCCACTTAAATTACAAGCAATGAGATGAGATAACAAAAGCAGTTGTCATGACATCACAAGATGAATTAACACAATACAGATTCGTAATAATAAACACAAGCACTTTTACACACTTACACTAGCTAGTGTCCAGTTAACCGGTTACTAAAGCCATATGATTCGTCGAGTGTTCCCTAGTAATAGTTACAATGCTATTATCACCATCGGTCAAATTCTCTCGAGTGATATAAACCCTAATTACTATAAAGACTGtattccataattatgttctctaCTACATTTTTTGAAATCAGATCATTTTCGTGGAATTgcgatttttttttaaagcTTGCAGATTACCTCTCAGGCTTTacttctcttacctagacaattccacCATCTTTAAATTGTCACAATACGTTACCTCGTGGTCACTATAATCATCAGGATGTAGTCAAGCATTACAGTATAACAATGTATACTGCTGATTGGAAGGATGTGCACAATTACCATTACAAGCTTCTCACTTGCGTATGACTACACAGAGCTAACAAGATTGATGTAATGGGAAAACTGATCGGATCAGTGAAAACTAAGCTCACCAAATAAAAGAATTGTGCACAAATAAAAGTCATTGCCTcatgatgacatcatcatagaCATCACTTGTCTGTCCCAGTTCATCCTCACGCTCGGCAACGGTTGCATAGCTAACATTTACATTTATCATGAGTTTATCATCCTTTTCATCCACACTCTCATACACTGGTGGGAGGGGCTCCAACACATTACACAGTGAGTAGTCATATTCTAGCTCATGTAGAGGTAGGCCAGTAGCGAGGGTGTTGGTTTGAGTGTTcatctcacacacaccatacaccacGTTGTTCTGACATGGTATGTCATTGTTGGCTGTTCCCCCTCCTCTAACTGCACCTCCATCAACTGTATGGAGAGCATCAAGttattgtacacacacactgagatTGACCTACCATTACATTTAGACGACTCTTGCTTGTTCTTGACGATAATCACTATGACAATAACTATGACTACAATTATTACAATCCCTACCAGCCCCCCCCCGACCACTCCACCTGCTACAGTAGCTGTTGTATTATCTGATCTCATCTTTGCTGTACAGAAAGCAAAGAATTGTACAGCATATATTCTCAATGAATCTAAATAAGCTGTTTAATGTGGCAGAGAAGTTAGTGTTTACCTTGTGTCTCCACACTGCACATCTCTCCAGTGAAGCCAGACACACATTCACAACTAAACGAGTtgacaccatccacacacacaccatttccactgcagttcctattcacacaatcatcaatgttggtctcacaatcagcaccagtgTAGCCAGGTTCACAGTCACATAGGAACATGTTCACCATGTCAACACAACCACCATTTCCACTACAGTTTATTGCatcacaatcatcaatgtcagtctcacaatcagcaccagtgtagccaggatcacatgagcaggtgaaggaggctattccATGAGAGCAGTTACCATGGCCACTGCATACCCTCTCCATTAGAaagcactcatcaatatcatcctcacaatcagcaccagtatAGCCAGCATTGCAGACACAGGTGTAAGAGTTGACCTCATCCATACACAAACCATTTCCACTGCATCTCTGCCCCTCACAATCATCAATATCCAcctcacaatcagcaccagtatAGCCAGCATTGCAGACACAGGTGTAAGAATCAAGGCCGTTTGTACACGTTCCTCGTTCACTGCATGTGACAGCATTGGAATCACAGTGATTGAAGATGTCACAACTGCTTCCAATGTAAAATGAAGCACATAACACAGTAGCACTCAGAGTGATAGCAGGCTCGGTACTAGAAAATAGCCTTGTCAATTCCACTGAGAGACTGAGATCAAATCGATACCTTACAATAAGATCATCTGGTGAACTGCCATCAAAGTCAAACACTTGTATATAAAACTGAGCTCCCTGCAATAACAAAATTAGGGCAGTAAATTGAAATGCAATAAAGACAGTGATCACAGTACCTCCCAGGTTGTCGATATTCCAGTTAGATTGAATGGATTAGAGAGTCCAAATACATTAAGTTGTGAGAAGTCAATGTCTGCCCCATTCCTGATAACGTTACTGACTAGAGTAAATCCAGGAGCAGTATTGGGACACACTTCAGCAGAACTGGCACGTGGCAACAGACAGTAGATGAAGTAGGTGTCACAGTGGTCCCCTCCGCTACATTCTTCACGATTTATTGAATCACAGCATCGGCCATCAGAGCGTGTGTTGGATGGATTACTGTAGGAGAGCATCTCCACTTGCACCATATAGTCTGCAGACACCAGTACACTGAGCTGCAAGCATTGGGACTCTCAACTGCAGCTACTGACTATTATACCACTCACCTTCCCCAGCCATAGACACAGGCAGctcatacacaatacaaggACACTCATTCTCAGCAGCATGCAGTAGTTCAACGTAGCTGGGCTAGTGTCTATCTTGCTTGAGATGTTAAGCAGTTAACAGCTATATTTGTGATGTGATGTGATGATATCCGATTCACATGCATCCTGCTAGCATTCTATGCTTATTGTTTGATCTCACAAGATATAGAGAAGGAAAGACACTCAAAACAAACTTGTGTCTTCACAGGATGTTCATTCATGTAGCCAGCACATTCATTGATAGCCATAGCTACATGACCATTGCATAGTCTCCCACATCACTTAAACTACAAGCAAACACTTGTCACTTAGGCTATCAAGAGGTATACCAACCTATAAGCTAGATTTAGATCTACGCATTGTGTTAGAGACAAGAATATGGACCCCAGAGTCTCCCATGAAGCCACTTAAATTACAAGCAATGAGATGAGATAACAAAAGCAGTTGTCATGACATCACAAGATGAATCAACACAATACAGATTCGTAATAATAAACACAAGCACTTTTACACACTTACACTAGCTAGTGTCCAGTTAACCGGTTACTAAAGCCATATGATTCGTCGAGTGTTCCCTAGTAATAGTTACAATGCTATTATCACCATCGGTCAAATTCTCTCGAGTGATATAAACCCTAATTACTATAAAGACTGtattccataattatgttctctaCTACATTTTTTGAAATCAGATCATTTTCGTGGAATTgcgatttttttttaaagcTTGCAGATTACCTCTCAGGCTTTacttctcttacctagacaattccgccatctttaaattGTCACAATACGTTACCTCGTGGTCACTATAATCATCAGGATGTAGTCAAGCATTACAGTATAACAATGTATACTGCTGATTGGAAGGATGTGCACAATTACCATTACAAGCTTCTCACTTGCGTATGACTACACAGAGCTAACAAGATTGATGTAATGGGAAAACTGATCGGATCAGTGAAAACTAAGCTCACCAAATAAAAGAATTGTGCACAAATAAAAGTCATTGCCTcatgatgacatcatcatagaCATCACTTGTCTGTCCCAGTTCATCCTCACGCTCGGCAACGGTTGCATAGCTAACATTTACATTTATCATGAGTTTATCATCCTTTTCATCCACACTCTCATACACTGGTGGGAGGGGCTCCAACACATTACACAGTGAGTAGTCATATTCTAGCTCATGTAGAGGTAGGCCAGTA
The Halichondria panicea chromosome 14, odHalPani1.1, whole genome shotgun sequence DNA segment above includes these coding regions:
- the LOC135348120 gene encoding fibropellin-1-like; the protein is MAGEDYVLQVEMVSYSNPSNIHSDGLSCDPISNCDTFFTYCLLPRASTAEVCPNTAPGFTLVSSIIRDGAEIDFSQLNVFGLPNPFNLTGISTAWEGAQLYIPVVDSDSYTSDDVIVKYRFDILSLSVGITIPLFRSSTIGPSITLSATVLCAPFYIGRSCDIFNHCESNAVTCSERETCVNGLTSFTCNCIPPYIGDNCERQNFCINRNCNGRGTCTNGLNSYTCVCNAGYTGADCEDIDDCEGQNCSGNGVCMDEVNSYTCVCNAGYNGADCEDGIDECLLIERMCSGHGNCSHGIASFTCSCDPGYTGQRCEIDIDDCVNVNCSGQGNCTDRVNGFDCDCFPGYTDTICQTDIDECDGINCSGNGGCVDMVNMFLCDCEPGYTGADCETNINDCVNRNCSGNGVCVDGVNSFSCECESDFTGEMCNTTLSH